A window of Pseudoalteromonas sp. MEBiC 03607 genomic DNA:
ATTCGCGAGTAATTAGCTTTGCTTCAAGTGTCACTTGATAAGGTGACTCTTGTGGTTCACTAATATGTGTAATTAATTGCTTGACTGCTTGTTGTGTCATTTCTTCAACTGGCTGTGCGATGGTGGTTAAGCCTGGCCAAATATGACGGGCAATAGGTGCGTTATCAAAACCTGCAATAGAAATATCGTCTGGCACTTTCAATTGCATTTGCGTAGCTAACTTTAATACCGCTGCTGCCATGTAGTCATTTGAAGCAAAGACTGCCGTTGGCCTAGGATTTAAATCTAAAATAGTACGGGCACTATCAACACCAGAGTGATAACTAAAGTTACCTTCTTCGACTAAACGCTCATCAAATTCAATGCCGTTTGAGGCAAGTGCACGGCGGTAGCCTTTAAAACGTTGTTCTGTAGCACTATGATCTGGGTGACCTTTAATAAACGCAATTTCTTTGTGACCAAGCTTAATAAGATGCTCAGTTATTTCAAAAGCGCCCTGCTCGTCATTACTTCGTACAGAAATAGAATCATCTTCAAGGGTGGCTGAGGCTACACGAGCATACGGGATCTTTTTCGACTTTAAAAAACTCACTAATTGAGGAAAGTCCGAAAAAGGTGGAGTTAAAACGATACCATCTAAACGAGAGGTTTGAATTAACTGCTCAATGTTACTAATTAACTCTTCGCCACGTAACTCACAAGGATGGATCAATAAGTTGTAATTAAGTTCATGACACGCCGCTAAAGCACCTGTTTGCACGCGGGTAATGTAACTTTTACTTGGGTTGTCGTATAAGCAACCAATTATGAAACTGCGATTTTGTGCTAAACCACGGGCAATAGGATTAGGCGTGTAATCTAACTCTTTAAATACTTTTAGTACCTTTTCGCGCGTTGCATCACTCACGTTTGGCTCATTATTCAGCACGCGAGAGACTGTTTTCTTAGAAACACCAGCATGGCTGGCAACACTGTTGATGGTAACTTTTTTCATCCGCTCTTAATCCAACTGCAAATTACGCGTTACTGTTTACATGTAAACACGCAGCAGCACCAATGAATGGAATGTTGTCTTGTGTTACTAGTGTAACAGGGATCTGTGAAGTATATTGCGACATAATACCTTTGTCTGCAAAACGCTCAATAAATCGACTCGATAATAGACGTTGTTGCATGCGTGGTAAAATACCACCACCAATAAATACACCACCTAATGCACCAAATGTAAGAGCTAAATCGCCGGCTACGCTGCCAATCCAATCACAAAACTGATTTAATGTCGCATCACACACTTCGCATTGACCTGTAGTGGCTAATTCACTAATTTGCGCTGCATCTAAATTTTTAGCTTCAACACCTTTTACCGCAGCCATAGCACGATACAAATGCGCAATACCTGGGCCTGAGAACACTGTCTCTACTGACACATGATTTAATTGTTTTTTAAGCTCAGTGATTAAAAGGCGGTCTAACTCTGTTACTGCGGCAAGGGTAATATGACCCGCTTCGCAGCTAAGTACTGCGCTGCCTTGAGAGGTACGCACTAAGCACGCTGCACCAAAACCAGTGCCTGGGCCCATTACTGCAATATTTGCATTTTCATCTGCTTGACCTGCCTTAACGGCCATATTTTGCGAATCGTCTAAATATGGTGCTGCATAAGCAAATGCGGCAAAGTCGTTGATAACTTCAAGTTGCTCAAATGAAAACTCAGCTTTTAAATCTGCAACGTTAAAGTGCCAGCCAAGGTTTGTTAAGTGTACTTGGCCTGCTTTTATAGGGCCCGCTACCGCTAAACATGCACGCTTAGGCTTTGGAAACGATATTTGACTGAAATACTGATTAATTGCACTTTCTAAAGAACCAAAATCAGCACTTGGGAATGTTAAATTATGCTTTATAACAAACTGATTTGTTTGCGTATTAAAGTCTGTGATTAAAGCGAAACGAGCGTTAGTGCCGCCGATATCGGCAACAAGAATAGGAGCGAATTCTGTAGTTGTCTGTGTGTTCATGTTGTTTTCTCTATTTGTCTAAGCTATTGCCGCTTATTTTTCTAGTTTTCAATGGCAAAGCCACTGTGTCTGCTAAACTTTGGGTCGTTGCCTCAAAGAAGCTATCTTTTGTATTAAAAAAATGCTGCCCAAATGAATGGGCAGCCAAATACGTTTTGACAACAAAATGATAAAACAGTGACATTATGACACCGGTGTCAGATTCGAATCAATAAAAATTTTCATTATTTGTGAATGCATACGTATTTTATTAAAAAACTCACGCCTTAAGTGCTAAAAATCAACAAAATGCACAGAAATAACACCTATTAGCTCTGAGTTTTGCTTGTAATTAACCACTCGTCACAAATAGCTTGAAAAAAATATTAAATAGCCGAAAATGGCAATTACTACTTATGTTATTTGGTAACAATATGAAAGGTAAGGCGACATCTTTTGACATTGCACATTATGCGGGTGTGTCACAGTCAACCGTGTCTCGCGCATTAAGAAACAGCCCTTTGGTCAACGAAGAAACGCGTAGACGTGTTCATGAGGTAGCAAAACAGCTCAACTATAAAGTTGATAAAAATGCCAGTAACCTAAGAACACAACAAAGTAGCACCCTCGCCCTTTTGTTATTTGAAGATCCAACCTCAGATGAATCACAAATAAACCCTTTCTTTTTAGCGATGCTTGGTAGTATTACCAGAGCGTGTGCGAAAGAAGGCTATGACTTGCTTGTTTCGTTTCAATCAAGCAGCTCAGATTGGCAAGCTGATTATGAAGATAGTCACCGTGCCGATGGCTTAATCTTATTGGGTTATGGGGATTACCTCGATTATCAACCCAAATTTAAAACCTTAATTGACCAACACACTAAGTTTGTCTGCTGGGGCGCAAGCGTCGATAACCGCCCTGACTTAACAGTGAGCTGTGATAATTATGGTGGTGGTAAGTTAGCGGCAGAGCATTTATTAGCTACAGGTAGAACAGATTGTGCTTTTATTGGTGATGCCTCTGAGCATAGCCCTGAGTTTTTTGCCCGTTACCAAGGCTTTAAAGATGCATTTTTAGCTAAAGGTGTGACCCTTAACGAACGTAAAATGGCTAATGCCATTTCTACAGAAGAGTCAGGCTATCATGCTACTCGATCATTGATTGCCAATAATATTCGTTTTAACTCTTTATTTGCAGCCAGTGACCTTATTGCTATTGGTGCTATTCGCGCCCTGAAAGAAGCAAAAATAAAAGTTCCTGACGATGTTCACGTTGTCGGTTTTGATAACATTGCTGTTGCCAGCTTTGTTAATCCGCCTCTTACTACTGTTCAGCAAGACACCACTCTTGCGGGGCAAATGTTAGTTGATAATCTACTTAAGCTTATTCGTGGTGAACAAGTAGAAAATACGCTTTTACCGCCTCGTTTAATTATTCGCGGTTCGAGTGTTTAACCCTTAGCGATAACGCCACAGTTATCGCTATCTGCTCTGCAAACTAGGCTTTTATTTATTAAAATCGCTTTTTTTTCGATTTACCCAAGACTATTACTTCGAAAAAGCAGATAATTACACCTATTATGATGAAAATGCTTATCTGGCTGTATAAAGCTTCAGATAGCAATGCGCACAAAGGTGGAATTTTTTAATGGAAATTAAAGTTAATTTTCTCGACAACCTCAGACTTGAAGCCAAGTTTGATGATTTCTCTGTCATTGCAGACCAACCTATTCGCTATAAGGGTGATGGCACTGCACCAAGTCCATTCGATTATTTCTTAGCGTCTTCTGCATTGTGTGCGGCTTACTTTATTAAAGTGTATTGTAATTCACGCGATATCCCGACTGATGGTATTCGTGTGGCGCAAAACAATATCGTTGACCCAGAAGACCGCTATAACCAAATTTTCCAAATTCAGGTTGAATTACCTGAAAGCTTATCTGAAAAAGACCGCACGGGTATTTTACGTTCTGTTGAACGTTGTACGGTAAAACGTGTTATTCAAACTGGGCCAGAGTTTAAAATCGATACTGTGGAAAGTATCGAAGCTGACGCACAAGCAATGCTGATGGCAAAACCAGGTGATGACAGCAACACGTTTATTTTAGGTAAAGATTTACCGCTTGAAGAAACCATCGCAAATATGACGGCCATCCTTGAAGAATTAGGGATGAAAATCGAGATCTCTTCTTGGCGTAATATTGTGCCTAATGTATGGTCACTACATATTCGTGATGCAGCCTCACCTATTTGTTTTACTAATGGTAAAGGTGCAACTAAAGAAAGCGCGTTATGCTCAGCATTGGGTGAATTTATTGAGCGCTTAAACTGTAACTTCTTCTATAACGATCAGTTCTTAGGTGAAGACATTGCTAATAGCGAGTTTGTTCATTATCCAAATGAAAAGTGGTTTGCTCTGACTGACGATGACTCTCTACCAGAGGGAATTCTAGATGACTATACCCGTGAAATTTATAATCCAGATGGTGAGCTATGTGGCTCACACCTAATTGATACGAACTCTGGCAATAAAGAACGTGGTATCTGTTCTATTCCTTATGTACGCCACTCTGACGGTGAAACGGTTTACTTCCCATCAAACCTAATCGAAAACTTATTCTTAAGTAATGGTATGAGCGCAGGTAACAACTTTGCCGAAGCAAAAGTACAATGTTTATCTGAAATTTTTGAACGTGCTGTTAAGCGCCAGATCATTGAGCAAGAAATTGTTTTACCAGACGTACCTCAAGAGGTTTTAAACAAATACCCAGGGATTGTTGCAGGTATTAATGGCCTTGAAGAACAAGGCTTTCCAGTTGTAGTAAAAGATGCCTCACTAGGCGGTCAGTTCCCTGTCATGTGCGTAACACTCATGAACCCTAAAACTGGCGGTGTATTTGCCTCTTTTGGTGCACACCCAAGCTTTGAAGTTGCGTTAGAGCGCAGCTTAACTGAGCTATTACAAGGCAGAAGCTTCGAAGGTTTAAACGATGTGCCTAAGCCAACATTTAATAGCATGGCTGTGTCTGAGCCAGAAAACTTTGTAGAACACTTTATTGACTCAACTGGCGTGATTTCATGGCGCTTCTTCAGTGCTAAACACGATTATGAGTTTGTTGAGTGGGATTTCTCTGGCAGCAATGAAGAAGAAACAGCGAGCTTATTCGGTATTTTAGAAAGCTTAGGTAAAGAAGCTTACATTGCTGAGTTCTCAGATCTTGGTACTGCATGTCGTATTTTGGTGCCTGATTACTCAGAAGTGTATCCAGTAGAAGACTTAATCTGGGACAATACCAATAAAGCACTTAATTTCCGCGAAGATATCTTAAATCTGCACCGTTTATCAGAAGATCAACTTGCTGATTTAGTTGAGCGCTTAGAACAAAGTGAACTTGATAACTACATTGATATCATCACCTTAATCGGCATTGAGTTTGATGAAAACACAGTGTGGGGTCAGTTAACGATTCTTGAGCTTAAACTACTTATTTACTTAGCTCTTGGTGATTTAGAGGCAGCAATGGAGCTTGTTGAAGCTTTCTTACAATATAACGACAATACTATTGTAGAACGTGGTCTATTCTACCAAGCAATGCACGCAACATTAGAAGTTGCTCTTAGTGATGACCTTGAAATTGAAGATTACATCCACAGCTTTACCCGTATGTTTGGCCAAGAAACAATGGATGCCGTGGTTGGCTCAATCAACGGCGATGTGATGTTTTATGGTCTAACAGAGACCAGCATGAAGCTTGAGGGATTAGATAGACACCTTCGTTTAATCGAAAGCTATAAAAAACTACATACTGCTCGCGCTAAAAAAGCCGGGTTATAAAATCCATTCCCCCCTCAAATTCACACTTTGAGGGGGGAAGAATACTATCTACATTTAATTTTTTTTGAGTACATCATTTTCTTTAGATACATTAAATCTCTCGCAGCCCCCCGAAATTCTTTTAATAATGACATACTATATTTAATTTCAAATGTAGACTCGGGGATAAAGGCATAGTTTATGCTGGATAGATTTTTACTTTCTATTGCCCTTCTCAATTCTTCATTATTTACTTTTTCGTCACCAAATAACGACCTGATGATAACATTTTCTTTTGGTACAGAATCACGTACTTTTTGTAGGTTAAATCTTTTTTTATGACTTTTTATTTTTTCATTCAGTTTTATTGAGCTAGTATTTTTATCTTGGAATGAAATTTTCAATACTCTTCGGTAATTATTATTTTTATTCGGGCTAGCTCTGTGAAATGCAGTTCTATTAAATAAAAAAGAATGTCCTCTTTTACCTGTTATACTGTAAAATTTTGAGCTCTTAAACAATCTAGGAAGATAACCTAACTTTTTTGTGCAAACTTCAAATGCACCATCATTGGCACCTACATCAGTTAGATATACAAAAAGGCTTATATGCTGAATACCTCCCTTTTCAAAATCATGAATACAGTCTATGTCTCTATGCCAACCGTCTAAAAAGTTGTCCCCTGCTATATGTGATTTTTGAGACTTACCATCAATTTCATATGAATGACAATGATAAAGAATTGGATTGGGCATTAGCTTATAAATTAATGATATTAAGCTTGGGTTAAAAACATCGTAAAGAACCCCTAAATTAAGCATATCTAAAGCATCTACATAGCGTCTAGATTGATTCTGCTGTAAGAATAATTGATCAAATTTAGTATTCAAATACTCTGTGGTTTCATCTGAATAGATTGGTTCAATTGCGACAAAAGAATTTTTAGTAAGCTTTTCAGCTAATGTTGATTTAACTGTAAACTTACTAAGCATATCTATACATTCCAAAAATCAAACAGACAAGAAATATAGAACCATAAATAGTAATAAATTCACTCAACGAATATATGCCTATTAATGATGTTATTAATGTTAATACTAAGGCTATTACACCAAAGCTCTCTTTGATACGTTTTTTCATAATTCCCTTCACTTATCGAACTGTTCCTTTTTTGCACTTAAAAAGATTGAAACTGACAATTTTACTTGATGCTTTTTATAAAACTGCTCAGCATAAGTTATAGGTACAAAATACCTTAAATTATTATAAAAACAAAATTTATTCCATGTTCTTAATACAAAGAGCTATAAACTTTAACAAATAACGAACAATGCACGCTGTTATAGCAAAAACACGAGGTTATAAAATGCAAGACGATAGCAATTGCTTATGGCTTAATTCTGATACAGGAAAAACTATTTGCTAAGATTTGGTTCAAATCGATAGTGACCTGTAATTTTATAGTTAAATAACATATCTTCCATTTTCGGCCCCCAGCCAATGTTATGAACAATGAGAGGTCTTAATTTATCTTCAGATAGCTCATCTGTAACAATGCCGATATGAGGCCTATTATTAGGTAAAACCCAAGTCACAATATCACCAGCTTGGTAATCAGCAGCTGTTTTGCTAATAACTTTTCTTGTGCCAAATTTTTCAAAAAACACTTGCAAGTTAGGTACCCTTCGGTGGTCAATGTTAGTATCTGGTTTGGTCAAGCCCCAAATTCGCTTTGAAGGATATAAGGTAAAGTTGTCGCGCATATCTTCATGTACAAGCGTCTTTAAATCAATTCCTAAAGCTCTATAGCTGCGAATTATCACATCGGTACACACACCTATATTTTTTGGTACATCGCCATTGGGCTAGTCAATTTTTCGATAACTGCCGTTATAAACTACAACGTGTTCAGTACGCTCTTTCGCAGCTTTGACTAATTTTGCTTGAAAGCTTTGTGCTTGCGTATTAAACGCAATCAATGAAAATAAAATTAAGGCTGTTTTTATCATTTACAAACTCCATTTGGAAAAATAATACAGTACTTCATAGGCTACAAAATGCTACACAATTTCAATATTGCAGTTTCCAGCTTTTCCCTCAAGTAAAAATTTCTAACGCACTGTTTTAAAATATATAAATGAATAACTCAAGCTAAATACATACAACGATGTTATTTCAGGTTGTTACCTTGATATTGTTTTTATAACTAGTCATTGATAAATTAATAATTAATTAAAATATGACAAGTTTATAAATGGACTTTATACGTTTTTTTATCACCTTATGTGCTTTATTTATTGCTTCATTCAGCCATTCAATTTCAGCTAAATTGCTGATAGGTGTATCAAGTGAAAATGGCGAATCTTTAAAGTACTACCGTAAACAATTTCATGGTGAATTAAAGTCAGCATATAGCTGTGTTATTAATCATCTCGAATCCGACCTTGACGTTATTACAGTACCGCAAGCTCGTTTAATTAAAATGTTAAAAAATAATGAAGTAGATATCGCTATGCCATTATTACTGCTTCCTCAAAGAGATCTATTTGCGACTCGTTCAAAAACAATTTATCAAGTTGGTTACCAGCTCATAATCCAGGCAAATGAAACAGATTTAAGTATTAAAAATTTACGCAAGCAGGCATTATTACAAGGCATAGCATATAAGCGCGGTACTGGTGCGCGCACCTTAATACTTAAATATTTAGACATTGATGAAAATGAAATACTAAGCCATGAGCAACAAGTTAATACATGGCAACAAGCTGTTGAGTTTGTAGCTAAAAACAGAGCTGGTATTACAGCCCTACCCACTGTAATTGCAAAAGATATCGAGCCTCACCACTTTGATGGCGTTACACGCATAAAAATGCCAGACCACCAATTAGGCCTCTATATGTCAACACGTTTTGCCAAAAGCGCTGAAGCAACTGTAATCAATGATGCATCTAAAACCTGTAAAGAACTTAGATAAACGATTAATTAGTTATTTTTCTCAGTATTAAGTTCGGCTAAACGGCTTTCAACTTGCATCCGCTCTTGCTCTGTTAGTTCGCCATAGAACTTAGGATATGGCCAGCCATAACCCCAGCGAAAGCTGGTTGGTAAAAAAGGTGTACCACCCACTCTGACACCAGCAAGCATCAATACCGCAATCTCTTTCTCACCTACTTTTGCAACACACTCTTTTAAATCGACATCAGCTTGGTCACGTTGCTTGAAAGTACCGCCTTGCCAATATGCGAGATCATGGGCTGTACAGCAAGCCAACCACAAGTTTTTATGTTCTATAGTTCCATCAGGAAAAGAGCTGCAACCATCACTGCTGAAGGGTTTTAATTTTGCATTAGCAACACTTAAGAAAGGGTAAGTAAGTAGCATTAGAAAAACAAAGCGAAGCATGTGTTTCATTGTTTTAGAGCTCACAGTTAATTTTCAATATTATAAACAGAGCCTTCACAACGCATTGATTTATAGCACTGATATGTATTTGACGTAGTATAACATTGAGAAAAAACTATACCATTACCACCCATTTTATGTGCTTTAACTTTTAAAGAATCTTGTAAAGTATCTTTTATATTGGAAGGATTGTAATAATAAGCATCTTCAGGGATAAGAGAGTCATTTTTTTCGTGACAAAAGTTGGATTCTACATTACCTAAATAGGTTGATCTAAAATTGAAAATTTCTCGATCGTTATAAACCTGGACTTGTTCACCTCTTCCTCTATTTTCGGCGTCAGCAATAATATAATTCCCGAAGTTAGAATTAATAGAGCAAGAACATTGTAAAATTAGTAATAATATAAGTGAAATTCTTTTTAGCATATTAATTAAATTCCCTTTACTTTTTAATTTAAACAAAGCTACTCAACCTGAGCAAAACCTCTATTTTTAAAAAAAATAGTGCAATTTTTGCTTTTACTTAAATAGGTGTTTGTCTCAGAAATTATATTTACGTAATGCTAAAATATCACACTATTTGAAAATTAATGTAAAAAAGTGCAAAACAAAAAAAAACCGCCAAGTGTTAATCGGCGGTTTCATCATCTGAAGCTGAATTATTTCAATGCGTCTTCAACTACTGGGTAATGGTCCCACACATGTTTATCGCTCACTGAACGGAGTAACTTAATGTATTCAGCGTGAGTCCAAGCAAGTGGTGTCGCTGAGTTTGTCCCCTCACCTAACTGATAGCCTGCTTTATTATTACCAACGCCATCCCAAACTTGCTCAGGTAACATCATGCCTTCATTAGCAAATGCTTCCATGCCTTTTACATAGGTGTCTTTAATCGCTTGTTGCTTCATCGCATCAAGGCTATTGGTTGCGTTTGCCGCAGCGATTTCATAGTGACCACGCTCACCGGTGAAAAACGGCCAAACACGACCACGTTGACCTGGAGTGTTATTGCCACCTTCAGCATAGTTGTTACCTGTCACTTCATCTTCACCGTAACCATCGTTACCATAGCGACGGTAGCCAGGGAATGAACCCGAACCATCAGCAAAGTTAAAGGTGTAGCGCACTTGCAGGTTATCAACTAAGGTTTCGTCATCATACTCTGGTAAAGTTTTTATAATGCTTGGAGCAAGTGCATCACGCACACCATAGCGAACAAGCTCTAAGAAACCACCATCAAGGATTTGCTTTTTATCAAAGCCTTTACGACCGTTATTAGCATTAAGTGTGGTTGATGAGTTTGGATCTTTGTCTTGACCGATACGGATGAAATATTCACCATCACTGTTTTCAGACTTAAGGTTACCTTGAGTCGTAAACATCGTGCTTTCAATTTCACTGTTGTAGGTTTTAGCCGTTGCTAGATAACGCTCTGCATTTTTAGTGTCACCTGCTTTTTTAGCAATATCAGCAGCCGTTACTAGGCCTGCAACTACCGCAGCTGTTGTTGAGGGAGAAAAACCATTTTGTTCTTCCCAGCGCTCTTGTTGCGTTGCTGGTGGTGTAATTTGTGTGTCGTTCCATAGAATTTTCGCAACGCCACCATCAACTAAGAAATCAGCCGCTGGTTTTAACATTTTGCCATACCAATCTGTCAGCTCTTGATCGCTTAGTACGCCAGCTTGATGTAGTTTCCACGCTAACATAATCGGCATTGCTGTTTGATCAAGCTGAACAGCTACCCACTCAAGCTCACCATCAACGTGCGTTTTTTGTAAGAACCAACCCGTGTCACCGCCATTGCCTGGCGTGCTGTCCGTCACTTGTACTTTTTCTAGATATTCAAACGCCGTTTTAGCTGTACGTGTATCACCCATAGCCATAAATGCCATAGCAACTTGATAGAAATCACGAACCCAAACGGCTTTATAACCAGTAGAACCTGTTTTAGCCGAAACCGTTTCACCCCAAGGGTTAGAAAGTGACGCAATTAAAGCACCTGCATGAGTTTTATCTTCTTGCGCTTTTAATACCATGGCGCTGGTATATAGCAATTTACCATTATCAGCAGTGCTGTTAGTTAATGTGCTCAAAGGTTCAAGGCTTGCTAAGTAATCTTGCCAACCAATTGCCGCGCCTTCGCCGTTATAAGCAGCAAGCACTTTTTCATAACCTTGGTTTAAACTTGTTTGGCCTTCTTTTAAGCTTGCAGCTTCAGAATTACCAAAGCTTAAAGCTAAATCAAAGGTGGTGTTTTTAGATACTTCGCCAAGCTCTGCAAGTAAGCTTACATTACCCGACTTATCACCGGTATTTTGGTAAGTCGTTGATAATGATTGCGATGCTTTTAACTCTTT
This region includes:
- a CDS encoding LacI family DNA-binding transcriptional regulator, giving the protein MKKVTINSVASHAGVSKKTVSRVLNNEPNVSDATREKVLKVFKELDYTPNPIARGLAQNRSFIIGCLYDNPSKSYITRVQTGALAACHELNYNLLIHPCELRGEELISNIEQLIQTSRLDGIVLTPPFSDFPQLVSFLKSKKIPYARVASATLEDDSISVRSNDEQGAFEITEHLIKLGHKEIAFIKGHPDHSATEQRFKGYRRALASNGIEFDERLVEEGNFSYHSGVDSARTILDLNPRPTAVFASNDYMAAAVLKLATQMQLKVPDDISIAGFDNAPIARHIWPGLTTIAQPVEEMTQQAVKQLITHISEPQESPYQVTLEAKLITRESTAAIK
- the glk gene encoding glucokinase, coding for MNTQTTTEFAPILVADIGGTNARFALITDFNTQTNQFVIKHNLTFPSADFGSLESAINQYFSQISFPKPKRACLAVAGPIKAGQVHLTNLGWHFNVADLKAEFSFEQLEVINDFAAFAYAAPYLDDSQNMAVKAGQADENANIAVMGPGTGFGAACLVRTSQGSAVLSCEAGHITLAAVTELDRLLITELKKQLNHVSVETVFSGPGIAHLYRAMAAVKGVEAKNLDAAQISELATTGQCEVCDATLNQFCDWIGSVAGDLALTFGALGGVFIGGGILPRMQQRLLSSRFIERFADKGIMSQYTSQIPVTLVTQDNIPFIGAAACLHVNSNA
- a CDS encoding LacI family DNA-binding transcriptional regulator yields the protein MKGKATSFDIAHYAGVSQSTVSRALRNSPLVNEETRRRVHEVAKQLNYKVDKNASNLRTQQSSTLALLLFEDPTSDESQINPFFLAMLGSITRACAKEGYDLLVSFQSSSSDWQADYEDSHRADGLILLGYGDYLDYQPKFKTLIDQHTKFVCWGASVDNRPDLTVSCDNYGGGKLAAEHLLATGRTDCAFIGDASEHSPEFFARYQGFKDAFLAKGVTLNERKMANAISTEESGYHATRSLIANNIRFNSLFAASDLIAIGAIRALKEAKIKVPDDVHVVGFDNIAVASFVNPPLTTVQQDTTLAGQMLVDNLLKLIRGEQVENTLLPPRLIIRGSSV
- a CDS encoding OsmC domain/YcaO domain-containing protein is translated as MEIKVNFLDNLRLEAKFDDFSVIADQPIRYKGDGTAPSPFDYFLASSALCAAYFIKVYCNSRDIPTDGIRVAQNNIVDPEDRYNQIFQIQVELPESLSEKDRTGILRSVERCTVKRVIQTGPEFKIDTVESIEADAQAMLMAKPGDDSNTFILGKDLPLEETIANMTAILEELGMKIEISSWRNIVPNVWSLHIRDAASPICFTNGKGATKESALCSALGEFIERLNCNFFYNDQFLGEDIANSEFVHYPNEKWFALTDDDSLPEGILDDYTREIYNPDGELCGSHLIDTNSGNKERGICSIPYVRHSDGETVYFPSNLIENLFLSNGMSAGNNFAEAKVQCLSEIFERAVKRQIIEQEIVLPDVPQEVLNKYPGIVAGINGLEEQGFPVVVKDASLGGQFPVMCVTLMNPKTGGVFASFGAHPSFEVALERSLTELLQGRSFEGLNDVPKPTFNSMAVSEPENFVEHFIDSTGVISWRFFSAKHDYEFVEWDFSGSNEEETASLFGILESLGKEAYIAEFSDLGTACRILVPDYSEVYPVEDLIWDNTNKALNFREDILNLHRLSEDQLADLVERLEQSELDNYIDIITLIGIEFDENTVWGQLTILELKLLIYLALGDLEAAMELVEAFLQYNDNTIVERGLFYQAMHATLEVALSDDLEIEDYIHSFTRMFGQETMDAVVGSINGDVMFYGLTETSMKLEGLDRHLRLIESYKKLHTARAKKAGL
- a CDS encoding glucan 1,4-alpha-glucosidase, with product MKKFNLITASFLALGLTACSSEQSVNTSVEQVSAPGAPGVEPFWAYSGKTGIGTSYEQYQDGHYSDAAATGKVSKVWFSIAKGMITETMFGLIHQAQIKDMQFVVVGKDFTVTENDDLDVSIDYLYKDDAGRPLSLAYKVVSKDKQGRFTLEKHIFTDPNGQTLFVRSVFNTDLEGVKAYVNVNPYIDNNGLDDFAKVTDKGLVAWQDDNFLSLQAGQPFKKASVGFTGVSDGLKELKASQSLSTTYQNTGDKSGNVSLLAELGEVSKNTTFDLALSFGNSEAASLKEGQTSLNQGYEKVLAAYNGEGAAIGWQDYLASLEPLSTLTNSTADNGKLLYTSAMVLKAQEDKTHAGALIASLSNPWGETVSAKTGSTGYKAVWVRDFYQVAMAFMAMGDTRTAKTAFEYLEKVQVTDSTPGNGGDTGWFLQKTHVDGELEWVAVQLDQTAMPIMLAWKLHQAGVLSDQELTDWYGKMLKPAADFLVDGGVAKILWNDTQITPPATQQERWEEQNGFSPSTTAAVVAGLVTAADIAKKAGDTKNAERYLATAKTYNSEIESTMFTTQGNLKSENSDGEYFIRIGQDKDPNSSTTLNANNGRKGFDKKQILDGGFLELVRYGVRDALAPSIIKTLPEYDDETLVDNLQVRYTFNFADGSGSFPGYRRYGNDGYGEDEVTGNNYAEGGNNTPGQRGRVWPFFTGERGHYEIAAANATNSLDAMKQQAIKDTYVKGMEAFANEGMMLPEQVWDGVGNNKAGYQLGEGTNSATPLAWTHAEYIKLLRSVSDKHVWDHYPVVEDALK